AACCGACTCTTTAAAAAAGCACATGGCAATCAAATAGGTGTATTTATTGCAATATGAATTCATTTCTAAAAAAGATATTTCAGAGACTTCACAAAGCAGAGATGCCATTTTGAGTATTTTAAAACCTCCAATACTCTCCCAGAGAGCAAAACTGAAAAGAGGTATTATCAGGTAAACGTGTGAGCAAACCACTCCTTTCTCAAAACACAGGTAACCCACCCTGCAGTCTGCATTCTTCAGCAAGTTTTTAACATGTTCAGCACTTCCAGAGTTTAAAGCTATGGGCCGGATCTCCTTATTCATCATGCAGGCAGTGCCAAGGGCAGTGTGCATTAAGCAGTGACTTTTCATACACAACAGACAATTTTGGATATTAATAACACAGCCCTTTTCAGTTTTTACTTTTCCTCAGGGATTTCAGGCTTGGTGAACCTTGGACTAACAAGTGTACAAAATTCAgtctaaaagcaaaaccaaatctgcTGCCCTGGGACAACAAGAGATGCAAGTATAAGGCAGCAAAAATTCTGCTATTTGCAAGATTTTACAAGCTCCTGAAATTGCTGGAGCATTTTGGGAAGTAAATGAATTCCGTTTTCTGCTAGGATCAAAAGCAAAGGCCATCACTTCAAAACTAGATGTTTTTCCAAAATCTGACTGGAACCAGAAGATGGCAGGCTGGTTTCAACACCTCCAAGCACATGGGGTGCTATCAGCATCCATTTTCATTTGGGTACGCTGAAACAAGGTACTCCAGAAATCATGCAGATAGACCAGTTATGTGGGATGCAGACACAGGAACCTCCATTTGAGCAACATTATCAAAGGGAAGTTCAATCAAAAAAAAGTTATATCCAAGTGTTGGGATTCAATATTGATGTAAACACTAGAATTTAAGTGGCTTCACACAGGTAACCCTTTCTCCCTCTTGGGAGAAAAGCCACTTGGTAAGAGAAAGCACACACTATCACTTTATTAATGCCTGTAATACTTATATATAAGGAACCATAGGCAACTCTATATGTGATACTCATTTTATGCAATCATAACATTGTGTAAAATGATACATCTGTATCTCTTTATATATAGATAACACTAGATTTTGCTTTCAGGACTGGACCCTGCACAACCTTATTTTCAAGGCACTCCAACTGAAGTCAGACTGGATAAATCTGATGCAGAGTTTGTTGACGTTATCCACACAGATTCAGCTCCCACAATCCCCTACTTAGGTGAGTATTAAGCTCAACTGTATTAATACCGAGTGCTTTATGCTGTGTGGTGCTTAAGCATCCAAATCATTCAAGACTCCATTATGCTGGGTAGTGCATAGACACAGAACAAATAACCCATACTGGTCACAAACAGCTCATCTCCTAAAATACCAAGCACAGACAAACTTCAAGCCAGAAGCTATACGTATAAGACAATATTAATTTAAAACGTACTTACCCCTATTTTAAATGCTTCAGGTTTTGGCATGAGCACAGCTATAGGACACCTTGACTTCTATCCAAACggaggaaagcaaatgccaggGTGTGGGAAGAACCTTATTTCAGAGATCATAGATCTCAATGGCATCTGGGAAGGTAAGTGTGTTGATCACACTACAAATTCAGGGGAAGGTCACCCCTCATAATGTAACCACTTAACTTTTCCTAATTCAGGTGTTTTGCATTAacttctggtgtgtccaccagCAATAGCAGCTGCAGAGGGCAGTGAAACTGTTAATATGCTCAAAACATACCATTTTCCAGAGCTTAtttgaaaacaagacaaaaggtTTGCCTCTGGAAAATATGCCTTCTCTAAAGTATCTAATAGCAGAAACTGTGCCAAAAATGTTGAAGGGTCTGTAACAACATATTTCACTCTTTAGTtgcccagcagcagtgctgggtgGAGTAGGGCACCGATGCTCACAGCTACTTCTGGCAGGGTACCTGCACCTGCAATTCTTCTGAGGTAGagcaattttacttttttttcaattACCTATTACAATCTGTGTTGCATTAAAGCAATGTCATTGTGTCTATCTGTAGTCAGCTAAAAAAAGATTGGCACGTAGCTGCTCAAATACACTGCTCTGTTGTTTTACATGGTTCTAATAAAAGCTCTAAGTATTGGAAAATTTCTGTGTCTTTATAAAGTTAAATTTAATAAAACAAGATTTCTGCTGTAGACACTTCTAAGTATATTATCCGAGCTCTTTCTTACATTACTGAAAACACCTTAAACTCTGGGAATCCATGAACTTATTTGTGATAACTAGCCTTTTTCTCCAGGTTTTATTCAATGCAGTTGGAGgcattactttttctttcttttttttttttgatagactAAACTTGTTATCGATAATGGGGAATTAAAGCACAAAGAAATAACTGTGTTGTATATGATCTTCTTTTTAACTTAAAGTCAGGCAAATAAAGGcaacacaaaggaaaataatatattcattattttaattttaagagTCTCCCTTCCTTAAGCACCccccaaataataataattttgttttgaagtcCTCAGCTGGAGCAAATCAGCATTGCCCTAGGAAGTTCACTGTTAAATACTTTTCATTTGGGTTTCTTTTGTTATGGTAATGCAACTGTTGCCTACAAAAGACCTGTTTCATGCTGTTCTCATTTCTATTGTGAAACTCGGTCAGATTGCTCGAGTAAGtgtttgggagggaggggagggcaggggctgcacAGTCGGTCTCCACAAAGCATTTCAAGTTTGCATTTTCTACCTGTTGAGCCAGCGACATTCCCTAGAGCATCAATTCATTGCAAAAGCAAGATTCAAACCTTACGTTTGATGCTCCAAGGATTGCAACGAGGCTTTTGACGAGGAATGATGCATCCCAATAACGCGGCAAGGGTTGCACCAGTATCTCTCCTCGAATGGTAACAGGAAGGAAGAACTAACCTGGGAGCATCTTTTCGCAGGACTTCGGGACTTTGTGGCTTGCAATCATTTGCGGAGTTACAAGTATTACTCTGACAGTATTATCTACCCGGATGGATTCCTAGGCTATTCTTGTGCTTCATACAATGTTTTTGAAACAGTAAGTATTTCTTAGCACCTCAGAATAGACCATATGAAAAATAGTGGCTCTTCTCTAGTCATCTGAAATTCAATTTGCTTATGCTAGTTTGCACCCAGTGAGTGCATCTTCAAGAGAAGCAAGTGTCTGACATCCAGAAGTATTATAGCTCGTGCAGCTGACATGGGTCAAAGTAGGAAAAGGCAGTAAGAAAACAGGGACATCCCTGGTTCTACGCTGATGGGACAGCCCTGAGGTACTACTGGAGCTGATGTGGCTTCCCAAGCCTTCTCTGCTGCATCAAATCGGGGAGAGGTAAGGAGAGCCTGTCCCTGTAATCACCAAATGTATTTATCAAACAACAGCAGTGAGTGGAATCCCACACTGTAGCAGGTGAGCTTAAAAATACTTAAGCTTAACACAGCTTAAATGTCTTCTTTTCAAAACAATAAGAAGTAAAATAATATGTGATGACCTGATGGGGTCAGTCCATGATCAAAGTACTTTGGTGACTTACAATGGCCTCAGGGACAAAGCACAATGGTTTATGGACCAAGGTCAGGAGGCTCTTCTCTGTCCCAGACTGGGAGATAGGGAACAAGAGCCTAAGAGTAGCAGGGAGGTAACCGGCTCATCATATCCTCCACGCAGCACAGACAGAGGTATAAACTTACACAGTGCTTAGATTGACCTTTAcacattaatcatagaatcatagaaagttttgggtcggaagggacccctagaggtcatctagtccaaccgtcctgcAGCGAGCGGGGACAccgttaactagatcaggttgttcagagccctgtccaacctggtcttgaatgtttccagggatggggcctccactgcctctctgggcaacccgttccagtgttttcaCCACATTCTGGGCAGGTGATAGAGATCACAATTCTCGGATCACTTTGGGACAAGATGACTACCTGCTTCTGCCACCATAGTAGAAAGCTGCTTTTATGACAAAAATTAATGTTGTTTTCAAGAAAAAGCCTTTCTTGACACAACCTGAAGGTATAGGGAGACATCATTCTTTCTCCTCAGTTTGTGGGAAGGAAacctccttctccctgctccagTTCAAAACTACTCAAGTATGTCACTGATGTGGCTGGATTGAGCTACATGGCATGAGAAAAAACATAGTCCCCTGAAAAAACAGTGCCTTTGAGAAAGTTGGCTAGCTTCTAAGGTCTTTCTCAAGTCACAGAAAGGGTCACTGGAAATTTGTTGTTGCTGTGATACAGGGCCAGTTAGGTGGATAAGTTAAAAATAAGTcctatgactattttttttttcttggccgGCTGAATAATTTTATTAATAGATGCATTTTCTTTCACTAGGGAAGCTGTTTCCCATGCCCGCAAGGGGGATGCCCAAATATGGGTCACTTTGCAGATAAATTCAAAGGGAAAAGTCAATCTGATTTCCTGAAACTTTACCTGAATACTGGCGAGGCCGAGGATTTTGCTCGTGAGTTTCAATTGCTTCCATTGCTACCTACCCCATGTACACaaacctttttgttttcctggtttACAATTAATTTTAACAGATGAATGGACCTCATAGCAGCGCAACAGCTCTTCAGCCCTTCATGCCCTTTCCTCTTTTGCTCCAATACTAGTGTCAAGTTTTGGGCcttccagtacaagaaagatgttaATGAGCTATAGAGTCTAGTGGAGGTCACCAAGAAGTTTAGTGGCCTGCACTATGAGGCgcaaggagaaaggagaggaTAGGCAATGGACACAAGTAGCAGCAAGGGAATTTCTTATTAAATAGTATGAAAATTACCGTCACGATGACAGGGGTCAAATGCAGGAAGATGGGCCCAGAGAAGCTGGTAAATCTCTGtctttggagacattcaaaactcCGCTTGACAAAAGCCAAGAGCAAGCCGGTCAcagctggccttgctttgagcagtGGATGGAGCAGATGACCTCCTTTACAACCTCAGTTGTCCTAAATGTCAGCTCTCACAAGACTGTTCATCCTTCGCCTTTGTAAACAAGAATTAGAGGAAGAGCTGCTTTTTGTAATTGAGTGTTAAGAGAAAGTTCCCACCTGCAAACATGATTTTCCTTGAGCTTCAGCATTTTTTTACCATTCTTCTACACTGCTTATATTCTAGTATGTATCCATATTTATTCCTAACGCCTCCTTCTTTCCAGCTTCTCTGTGTATAAAAACCTTCATGGTCAAAATGCTGAGGTCTATATTGTGTTTATGGACTAGGTGCTTTTCTTTTGCCCCCGCTTAGAAAGTAACACAAATGTCTACCCATTCCTCATGTTGATCTCATCAGGACACAATGACAGATCTGACTCACTGGTGGTTTTTTTGTATTGGTTTTCCGTGGTCAGAACCCAAGGAAGAACAACGAGCACCAGGATTCATGTGTGAGGGCATTGTGTTGACCCCGCTGAGTCTAGCCAGCCTGTGATGTAGCCTTGAGCTGAAAGCAAAGGGCGGtgatcattttcttttgctttgaacTACAGTGTACagacccaaaaaaacccaacacttggTCTTTTGAGGACTGTTTCTTCCTGGGTACCATCTAACTTACTATATTTCTTTTGTGTAGTTTGGAGGTACAAAGTAACTGTGACCCTCTCTGGAAAGAGGAAAGTAAGAGGATATGTAAATATTGCCCTGTATGGAAGCGGTGGGAACACAAGGCAGCATCAGATCTTTAAGTAAGTTAAAAATTTAATAGAAAAGAAACGTCTCTTCTGGAATGtttaattcatatttttaatgaatatttctgtttaaactgATCTCGTATAAGAGATCAAATTCTGCTCTCGTTGTAAGTGCAGTGACAGTTCACTCACTCAGGGTTTACGTTTGATAGGAGAAGGCTAGACTGGAGGATATTAAAATGTTGGAATTTGGTGTCGCTTGTTTGCTGTCCCGCTGAGGTCTTGCTGGACCTACACTAGCAGAGTTCTGATCTTTTTGTCTTTCAAAGGCTCATAAAACGTTGCTCTCACAGCTGCTTACAGCTATAGTTACCTCATTATTTACCACACACAAAGCCACTTTTTGTCGCTCGTAAATTTGCCTACTTATGCTGAAGCTGCCTGCTTGCCTCATGTGGTTGTGTTTATTTGcgtttttcttgtttctttcaactgaaatatctgaaatgaTGAAAAATATGGAGACAGTGTTTTGATGTGGGTTTTGGGgtgttctttttggttttggtttattaACAGCTATGTCACTTCCACCTTTCCAAGAAGGACTTCACACCTTGACGCTTGGCAGTAGGTGTTTGCTATGATTTGGTCCCAGTTTGCAGGCATTCAGGCATCCACCTGAGATCAGTCTGCCCATACTGAGCATGCTCCAGCACTCTCTACCTGTTATATGCAGGGCCTGTGCCAATTCAACTGCTGCAAGTGAACatgtttttcaattttttccccagcaaatcTTGCTCTAACCAACCAAGCACCACTGTGGTTCTGGCAaagaaacaaaggcaaagggATTTTTTGTCCTGTCTCTCACTACTTCCACTACCAAAAGCCTTTTAATCTGGAGGAGAGTAAACATCCCCCTCTGAAGGCAGATGAATGAGAAAGTGCAAAGCTAGGGGAAGGAATAAAAATCCTGTCTTTTTCGTGAAGCTTCTTACAAGTGTAGAGGTTTTTTCTGGGTGATTCTCCTGggtcctctgcttttttttcccttctcctgtaTCTCTCAGGTCATGTCTACAATAACAGTTCTGCAGTGATAAAGGCATCACACAAATGTCTCTTGACTTCATGCAGAAAGGGTAAATTTTAGAAAGTAGCCCTTGACCTTCAGGGCATGAGGGTggaagagggaaaaggaagaggatCAGAGAAGCTTTGGCTCATATTCAGTGAGATGTAGTAGCTGAAGCCATTACAAACCTTAGACTGCTGCCATATCCAGCTTGCTGTATTGATGCAACAGGAAATATCTATCCAGATTATAAACTATGGTGACCCTAGGGCAGATGCATACTGAACTCAGCTACAGTGCTGCAAGTGTGGGAATCTCTGCCAGAGAGAAGGGCTGACCAGCTGGTGGATAATCCTTTCAGCCATCCCAAACAGATCCAACATCTGTATCATATAAATCAATTAACATTAAATGAAGTTTCATTTATGAACAAAACCTCCTGCCTATATAACCAACAGGGAGCAAGCTCTACCTTCTCCACAGGGATTGTCCTGTACCTGGGTCTTCACTGCGAATTgtgacagcagcacagcaggcCTACCTGCCTTTGCTTCTTCTGACGAAGACTGATTTGAGATTAATTACTTTGGAAAATTGGCAATAACATTGCTATCATATTAGAAGCTAAATATTGTCTGTCTTCTTATTTTCTACTCACTTGCTACCACAGCAAATCAGTTGATGGGACTGGTAATCAATATTAAATGCCAGCAAGCCTCACATCCACAGAATGTTATTTTCCACAGGGGAACTCTCCAACCAGACAACACTTACACAAACTTCATTGATGCAGAAGTTAACATTGGAACAGTTACAAAGGTTAAGTTTCTTTGGAATAACAACTGGATAAATCCAACTTTACCTAAACT
This sequence is a window from Opisthocomus hoazin isolate bOpiHoa1 chromosome 6, bOpiHoa1.hap1, whole genome shotgun sequence. Protein-coding genes within it:
- the LOC104329498 gene encoding pancreatic triacylglycerol lipase, which codes for MLGIWILALFLLSTAEGEEVCYERLGCFSDDIPWSGTVERPIHKLPWDPEKIDTRFLLYTREKPTDFQTISADDISTIKYSNFNASRITRFIVHGFLSNGEESWMTDMCKRMLTVEDVNCICIDWEKGAKCQYTQASNNIRVVGAEIAYFVNVLKEQYGYSPADVHIIGHSLGAHVAGEAGRRQPGIGRITGLDPAQPYFQGTPTEVRLDKSDAEFVDVIHTDSAPTIPYLGFGMSTAIGHLDFYPNGGKQMPGCGKNLISEIIDLNGIWEGLRDFVACNHLRSYKYYSDSIIYPDGFLGYSCASYNVFETGSCFPCPQGGCPNMGHFADKFKGKSQSDFLKLYLNTGEAEDFALWRYKVTVTLSGKRKVRGYVNIALYGSGGNTRQHQIFKGTLQPDNTYTNFIDAEVNIGTVTKVKFLWNNNWINPTLPKLGAATVTVQSGEDGKEFHFCGSETVREDVLQTLTAC